CCAGTCCCCGGCAAGGCCACCCGCTCTGCGGCAGGATTCCACGCTGCGCATACCGCTGGACCGGGTCTGCATCCGCTGGCTGTTAGAGGTACATCTCCTCGATGTCGACGGTGGATTCCCGGCCCAGGCGGTCGAAGTGCGCGGCCAGCCAGTCCTCGGTCCGGGCGCGCCCGATCTCGAAGAGGTGCTCGAGGAAGGCCCGGTCGGCGTTGAGCTTGCTCGAGACGCCGAGCTCGGCCATCACGTCCTCGGCGTGGATCACGTGCAGCAGCAGGCGCTTGAGGCGGCCGCCGTGGTCGAAGCCGTCGTCGATCAGGCGGGTGACGAAGTTGATCGCCCGCATCTCCCGCATCAGGCTGGCATTGAAGGTCAGGACGTTCAGACGGTCCATGATCTCCTGGGCGCTGGTCGGCACGCTGTCGCTGTTGATCGGGTTCAGCTGGACCAGCAGGATGTCGCGGCAGTCGGCGTGGTAGATCAGCGGGTAGATCGCCGGATTGCCCATGTAGCCGCCGTCCCAATAGGCCTCCTCGCCGATCTCCACCGCGTGATGCAGGAAAGGCAGGCAGGTCGAGGCGACGACCGCCTCCAGCTCCATCTCCGAGAGGTCGAAGACCTTGATCCGGCCGCGCTTGACGTTGGTCGCCGAGACGAAGAGCTTGACCGCCCGGCAGCCGCGCAGGACCTCGAAGTCGACCATCTCGCCCAGGATGGCGCGCAGCGGGTTCAGGTCGAAGACGTTGTACTGATAGGGCGAGAAGACCCGAGACATCATGTCCATCGCCCAGTAGCCGGGCGAGAAGTCCATGCGTCCGGGCCCCATCAGCCGGTCGAGGGCGCTGGGCTGAAGCGGCGATAGGGCGGCGATCTGCGAGACCCGCTCCCAGAAACGGCGCAGCATCTGCCGCGCCTCCGCACGGCCGCCGACGGTCAGGCCGTAAGCCATGACGGTGCCGTTGACGGCCCCGGCGCTGGTCCCCGTGATCGCCTCGATCTCGACCCGGTCGTCCTCCAGCAGGCGGTCCAGGACCCCCCAAGTGAAGGCACCGTGGGCGCCACCGCCCTGGAGGGCCAGGTTGATCCGCCGGACCTCGGCGCCGTGCGGCCAGGGATCTCCGCAGGGTCCGGATCGCGAGGTGTTGCGGGCGTTCTGCTCGGACATTGTCATTCCATTAAGACTCGACTAACAGCCCCATAGGTAAATTCTTTGCTATCATTACGAAACACGACTGTGGCGGTGCCGCGGGGCGAGGCGGCGCCTCCTGTGCTAAGCTAAGGCGTTCGAGGGTTAACAAGCCGCCAAAAGGCGCAAGCGGTCAAACGGTAGGGAATCGCTTCGTGAACGAGGTCCCACGCACAGCCGGCCTCACCCGGTTTCTGGGCCGTCCGGCGCAGCCCCTTCGGGTGCTGTCGATCGACGGCGGCGGGATTCGTGGCATCATTCCGGCCCTGGTCCTGGCCGACATCGAGCGGCGGGTCGGCAAGCCGGTGTCGGAGATCTTCGACCTCATCGTAGGAACCTCGATCGGCGGCCTGATCGGCCTGGCCCTGGTGACCCCCGACGCTGAGGGCAAGCCCAGGTTCTCGGCCCGCACCCTCTCCCGTCTGATCGAGAAGAACGCCGATCGGGTCTTCGAGCGCTCGCTCTGGCACAAGGTGACCGCAGTCGGAAATCTGGCCAACAGCAAGTACCCGGAAGAGGGCTTCAACCGGGTGCTGGCCGAGATGTTCGGCGAGACCAAGCTCTCGGAGGCCCTGACCAGCGTCATGGTGACCTCCTACGAGATCGAGCGGCGCATTCCTTTCTTCTTCCGCAGCCGCAACGCCCGGCTTCGGGAAGGCTACGACTTCCCCATGGCGCAGGTGGTGCGGGCGACGACGGCGGCACCGACCTACTTCGAGCCGGCCCACGTGCCCTCCGAGGACGGACACGACTACTTCGCCCTGGTCGACGGCGCGGTCTTCGCCTACAACCCGGCGCTCTGCGCCCTGATCGAGGCCCAGGAGATCGCGGAAGGCAACCGTGAGATCTTCATGGTCTCCCTCGGTGCCGGCGAGCTGACCCGGCGCCTGCCTTACGAGGAATGCCGCAACTGGGGCGCGGCGACCTGGGCCCAGCCGCTGTTCTCCCTGATGTGCGACGGCGTCGCCCATTCGGTCGACTACCAGATCCGGCATATCCTCCAGCAAGGAACCAACGGCCGACCCAACTATTTCCGTTTTCAGGTCCGGCTCGACGTCGGCAACGACGACATGGACGACATCAGCCGCTCCAACGTCCGGGTGCTGAAGCTGCTGGCCGAGGACATGATCCTCAAGAACCGCCGGACCCTGAAGGAGCTCTCGGGCTACCTCCTCGAGTGGAGCCGGGCCGCCTAGGTCGGGACGGGGTCGAGCCGAGGCCGTCCGAGACGGGTTTCGGTGCCGGCCCGAGGAGCTGGAGGTTGCTGCGCTGTCCGCAGCACGGCGTTTT
The genomic region above belongs to Kiloniellales bacterium and contains:
- a CDS encoding patatin-like phospholipase family protein, producing MSEQNARNTSRSGPCGDPWPHGAEVRRINLALQGGGAHGAFTWGVLDRLLEDDRVEIEAITGTSAGAVNGTVMAYGLTVGGRAEARQMLRRFWERVSQIAALSPLQPSALDRLMGPGRMDFSPGYWAMDMMSRVFSPYQYNVFDLNPLRAILGEMVDFEVLRGCRAVKLFVSATNVKRGRIKVFDLSEMELEAVVASTCLPFLHHAVEIGEEAYWDGGYMGNPAIYPLIYHADCRDILLVQLNPINSDSVPTSAQEIMDRLNVLTFNASLMREMRAINFVTRLIDDGFDHGGRLKRLLLHVIHAEDVMAELGVSSKLNADRAFLEHLFEIGRARTEDWLAAHFDRLGRESTVDIEEMYL
- a CDS encoding patatin-like phospholipase family protein — translated: MNEVPRTAGLTRFLGRPAQPLRVLSIDGGGIRGIIPALVLADIERRVGKPVSEIFDLIVGTSIGGLIGLALVTPDAEGKPRFSARTLSRLIEKNADRVFERSLWHKVTAVGNLANSKYPEEGFNRVLAEMFGETKLSEALTSVMVTSYEIERRIPFFFRSRNARLREGYDFPMAQVVRATTAAPTYFEPAHVPSEDGHDYFALVDGAVFAYNPALCALIEAQEIAEGNREIFMVSLGAGELTRRLPYEECRNWGAATWAQPLFSLMCDGVAHSVDYQIRHILQQGTNGRPNYFRFQVRLDVGNDDMDDISRSNVRVLKLLAEDMILKNRRTLKELSGYLLEWSRAA